The following are from one region of the Streptomyces tuirus genome:
- a CDS encoding ALF repeat-containing protein, with protein MRLHQVAPGIAAGILAPALLLATPSFAATAAPTAVTVPPVSSSADEPDADDLRVAIVRILADPDSGRRVTREANALLDANDPEAMRAWLETGYRIAQAEDDRVAITRLLADPDSGRRVIAEVNALLDANDSDAIRAWLETGYRIAQAEDDRVAIARILADSSISPALRAAANAALDDNTPEALRHFLEVGRYQVA; from the coding sequence TTGCGACTGCATCAGGTAGCGCCCGGCATCGCCGCGGGCATCCTTGCCCCGGCCCTCCTGCTCGCCACCCCGTCCTTCGCCGCCACGGCGGCACCGACCGCGGTGACGGTGCCCCCAGTGTCCTCGTCCGCGGACGAGCCGGACGCCGACGACCTGAGGGTGGCCATAGTCCGGATCCTCGCCGACCCGGACAGCGGCCGGCGTGTGACACGAGAAGCCAACGCCCTCCTGGACGCCAACGACCCCGAGGCGATGCGCGCCTGGCTGGAGACCGGCTACCGCATCGCCCAGGCCGAGGACGACCGCGTCGCCATCACGCGTCTGCTCGCCGACCCCGACAGCGGCCGGCGCGTCATCGCCGAGGTCAACGCCCTCCTGGACGCCAACGACTCCGACGCGATACGCGCCTGGCTGGAGACCGGCTACCGCATCGCCCAGGCCGAGGACGACCGCGTCGCCATCGCCCGCATCCTCGCCGATTCGTCCATCAGCCCGGCCCTGCGCGCGGCAGCCAACGCCGCCCTGGACGACAACACACCCGAAGCACTGCGGCACTTCCTGGAAGTCGGCAGGTACCAGGTCGCCTGA
- a CDS encoding ABC transporter ATP-binding protein, which yields MATVSFDKATRIYPGSTKPAVDALEIDIEDGEFLVLVGPSGCGKSTSLRMLAGLEDVNGGAIRIGDRDVTHLPPKDRDIAMVFQNYALYPHMTVADNMGFALKIAGVNKAEIRQKVEEAAKILDLTDYLDRKPKALSGGQRQRVAMGRAIVREPQVFLMDEPLSNLDAKLRVSTRTQIASLQRRLGITTVYVTHDQVEAMTMGDRVAVLKDGLLQQIDTPRNMYDKPANLFVAGFIGSPAMNLVEVPITDGGVKFGKSVVPVQRDAIAAATDKTVTVGVRPEHFEVAGADAELGLAVTVNVVEELGADAYVYGTAKVGDDSKDLVVRVSGRDVPEKGSQLHVVPRSGETHVFSTSTGARLSD from the coding sequence ATGGCCACTGTCTCGTTCGACAAGGCGACCCGGATCTACCCGGGTTCCACCAAGCCCGCCGTCGACGCGCTGGAGATCGACATCGAGGACGGCGAGTTCCTCGTCCTCGTCGGCCCCTCCGGCTGCGGAAAGTCCACCTCGCTCCGCATGCTCGCGGGGCTCGAGGACGTCAACGGCGGCGCCATCCGCATCGGTGACCGCGACGTCACGCACCTGCCGCCGAAGGACCGGGACATCGCCATGGTGTTCCAGAACTACGCGCTCTATCCGCACATGACCGTCGCCGACAACATGGGCTTCGCGCTCAAGATCGCCGGCGTCAACAAGGCGGAGATCCGGCAGAAGGTCGAGGAGGCCGCGAAGATCCTCGACCTCACCGACTACCTGGACCGCAAGCCGAAGGCGCTCTCCGGCGGTCAGCGCCAGCGTGTCGCCATGGGCCGCGCCATCGTGCGCGAGCCCCAGGTGTTCCTCATGGACGAGCCGCTGTCCAACCTGGACGCCAAGCTCCGTGTCTCCACGCGTACGCAGATCGCCTCGCTCCAGCGCCGCCTGGGCATCACCACCGTCTACGTCACCCACGACCAGGTCGAGGCCATGACGATGGGCGACCGCGTGGCGGTCCTCAAGGACGGCCTGCTCCAGCAGATCGACACCCCGCGCAACATGTACGACAAGCCCGCCAACCTCTTCGTGGCCGGCTTCATCGGCTCCCCGGCGATGAACCTCGTCGAGGTGCCGATCACCGACGGCGGCGTGAAGTTCGGCAAGTCGGTCGTGCCGGTGCAGCGCGACGCGATCGCCGCCGCCACCGACAAGACCGTCACCGTGGGCGTGCGCCCCGAGCACTTCGAGGTGGCCGGCGCGGATGCCGAGCTGGGCCTCGCGGTCACCGTCAACGTCGTCGAGGAGCTCGGCGCCGACGCGTACGTCTACGGCACCGCCAAGGTCGGCGACGACTCCAAGGACCTCGTGGTCCGCGTCAGCGGCCGTGACGTCCCGGAGAAGGGCAGCCAGCTGCACGTCGTGCCCCGCTCCGGCGAGACCCACGTGTTCTCGACGTCGACCGGTGCGCGCCTGTCCGACTGA